GAGCGGGGATTGCACCACCAGCTCACCGCCCGCACCGCGGAACCCGGCGAGGTTCCCTTCGCCTATGGGCTGCACCTCTACCTCTCCCCACAGGGAGCTGGGGCGGAGGAGGCGGTGCTCAGTGTGGACGTCGGCAAGCGCTACTTGCTAGGCGCCCGCAACCTGCCTACGGGAAAGACGGAGCAGGTGCGCATTGTTAATCAGCCCATCGCCGAGGTGGACTGGGACGATTGCTTCCACGGCGAAGGCCCACTGACGGCCGTGTATTCGGCCGGCGGAAAGGGTGTGCGCCTGGAGATGGGCGAAGGCCTGAACTGGGTGCAGATGTTTACCCCGGCCGATTTCCCGCGGGCAGGTGGCCCCGGCAAGGCATTAGCCGTGGAGCCCATGAGCGCGCCGCCGAATGCGCTGCGCAGCGGGGAAGACCTCGCGCGCCTGAGCGCTCAGAACCCGCAGAGATTCACGCTGCGCCTTGCAGCAGAGAACAATAACTAGAAAGGTCAGCCATGGAGACTGCTGAATCCGTATTGAGGCTCGATGCCTCCTGGGTGGACTACTTCTTGGTAGCCATCTACTTCCTCTTCGTACTAGGCATCGGCTGGGCCGCCAAGGCCCGAGTGTCTAGCTCCATCGACTTCTTCCTCTCCGGCCGGG
The nucleotide sequence above comes from Corynebacterium tuberculostearicum. Encoded proteins:
- a CDS encoding aldose epimerase family protein, whose product is MTSGGAAGPDADYPSVALAHGDYAAEIGLFGGTLKALTYRGAPLVESYEGKPPLMAGVVLAPWPNRTEDGWFEWQGTAHQLEITEPERNNAIHGFAVDWWRVTERSDNRVALAFDIEPRQGWPWAIQLEATYALDERGLHHQLTARTAEPGEVPFAYGLHLYLSPQGAGAEEAVLSVDVGKRYLLGARNLPTGKTEQVRIVNQPIAEVDWDDCFHGEGPLTAVYSAGGKGVRLEMGEGLNWVQMFTPADFPRAGGPGKALAVEPMSAPPNALRSGEDLARLSAQNPQRFTLRLAAENNN